CCCGCGGGGAGTGGGAGCGGGCGCTGGGTCTCACTCTGGGAGGTACCTAAACTCCCCTTTCTGGCCCGGCCTGCGGAAAGGACAGCACTCTTGCGAGGCAGCCTCCCAGGGCACCACAGCCTCTCCTCGTCCCAGAGAGCCCTCCACGCAGGCCCCAGGAGGTGGCGGGCGCAGCAAGACCCCAAGCCCCTCAACCGTAACCCAGCCATACTCACGTTCTCGCTTCACTATTACTAAACCTGGAAGTAAACAAAGAATGCTGGGAAAAGAAGGCGCCGGAAGCTGTCTTCTGACGCATGCCGGGAACTGTAGTTTTGGCACGTTTAGTGAACGGTGTTCCCCCAGAAAACTGGACCCGGGAGGTTTTAGGCAAGACAGGGAAAcggagctggaaaaaaaaactgCACCGTTACTTTGTCCCCAGCCCCAGACTACCTTTCTTTCATTACTCGGGCATAAGCGGCTGCTCGGGATTGCGGAGCCAAGACCTGCCCCGCCCCTCGAGAGAGAGTGGGCCCTCATTCAAGATGGCGCTCAGACGGCTTCAGACCTGGTAGGCACTGATTGGACGAGGGCCGGCGGGCTTCCGGGAGTTTCCGAGCCGTCTGTGGACAGCTGAGAGAAGTTTGCACGTGGGTCGTCGTTCCGGTGGGCTAGATGGAAACAGCCTCCAAACCCGGCAGAGATGTCCAGCCCAAGAAGGCCAGACTTCAGACCAAGAAGAAGGTAGAGACCTCGCTAGGGTGGAAGGGAAATTTTTAGCTGCGgggtcccgggggtgggggggcgagggCTATGGAGTGTTAGAGCTTGTGATCTGCCCGTAGAAACCGCGGAGGTACTGGGAGAAGGAAGCCACTCTGACCGCTGCCGGAGCCTCTCCAGGGCCCCCTCGTAACAAGAAAAGGAATCGAGAGCTCCGCCCCCAGAGGCCAAAGAACATTAACCTCCCAAAAAAGTCTCGGATCCCCGGGAAGCCTCAGTTCCCGAAGAAACCTCGAGAACAGAGAAATCTTGAGCCTCAGAGAAATTTGTCCGGGGTGAGCCTGGGACCTGATAAGGTGGTGGGGCAAGTTGCCTTGTACTTTGCAGGTGCGATGGTTGGGGTCAACCCTAACCTGTCTGCTAATtgcttcctccttccccaggCCCAGGATCCATTTCCAGGCCCTGCTCCCATCCCTGAGGAAGTGGCTCGCAAGTTCCGTCGCATTGACAAATCCAAAAAGGTGAGGACCAGCTGGGAGTGAGGAGGGATTGCAGCTTGGGAGAGCATATGAGTGAGTTGGATGAAGTGGAACTGTGTGACTCTCCTGGCACCCCACATAACACCTGGTTCTTTTTTCATTACTCTCCTGCCAACGCTGGTATAGCTGCCACATTCGAAGTCGAAAACACGAAGCCGACTAGAGGTGGCTGAAGCTGAGGAAGAGGAAATAAGTATTAAAGCTGCTCGTTCTGAACTGCTTCTTGCTGAGGAACCTGGGTAAGTGGATCCTAATGTGGACCTCCCCAGGCCCTGCTTGATGGGGCTTCTCGTTCTCATTTTTACGTTGGTACACCCACTGTGTATTTGTAAGTTTTACTGCAACCCTAGTGCTCACCCTTAGGTTTctggaaggggaggatggggaggacaCAGCAAAGATACGCCAGGCTGAGATTGTGGAGGCTGTGGATATTGCAAGTGCAGCCAAGGTGAGTCTGAGGTTGGAAAAGGGGCCACTGGTGGCACAGATAGAAGTGGGAACTAGAGGTGGAAATTACCAAGAGGAGCCCattcttccttgatttttttttttttttttcatttttccctctctcaGCATTTTGATTTAAACTTGAGGCAGTTTGGACCCTACAGACTGAATTACTCCCCAGTTGGGAGGTAAGATTGGATATCAGTGACTCTTGAACTAGGATGTGGTTCATCTCCTTAACCATTTCAGCCACACTCACCTCAGCCATATGGTATATGTTTAGGCTGATGAAGTGGGGATGGTTCTGTGATTTGTTTGCATATGAGGGTGAGCATGTAAAGCATCTCCTTATCCGGAGAGGCGGGGCCGGTGGGGGGGAAGACCTCATGGTCTGAGTCAGGGTGCTTCCCTGTGTTGACATGCTGCCTGTCCCCCACCTCCAACAGACACCTGGCTTTTGGAGGGCACCGGGGTCATGTGGCCACCCTTGACTGGGTAACAAAGAGGCTCATGTGTGAGATCAACGTCATGGAGGCAGTGCGGGACATCCGGTCAGTGGGGGTGGGGCATCTCCTTCCTGACTGAATGACAGTCCCTTGACCCTCTTTCCCTCTTAACCActcttctcctccttccaggTTTTTGCATTCAGAGGCACTGTTTGCTGTCGCTCAGAATCGCTGGCTTCACATCTATGACAACCAGGGCATCGAGCTCCACTGTATCCGCCGCTGTGACCGAGTCACACGGCTGGAGTTCTTGcctttccatttccttctggCCACGGCTGTGAGTGCCTCTGGAGTGAAGAGACTGGGTGGCAGCCCTTGAGAAAACTGTTTCTTCTCTGGGATCTCAGTAGAAGGATGGAGGGCAATCAggactcattctttctctctctctcagtcagaGACAGGGTTTCTGACCTACCTGGATGTGTCAGTGGGAAAGATCGTGGCAGCTCTGAATGCTCGGGCTGGGCGGCTGGACGTCATGACTAAGAACCCTTACAATGCTGTCATCCATCTCGGACACAGCAATGGTTGGTCTCTAGCTGAGCTTTGACTCTTTGACCATCCTGACCTGCTTTGCTTCCTTGTTTGTACTTTGCACGTTCCTTCAAGTAGCCCCTATTCCTCCCTCTCGTTACCTCTTGGTCTTGAGACCCTGTCTTTCCCAGAGGTAATCACCTCAGTGCCTGTTAGTGACTTTGGCTCCTCTCCCCTGACATCTAGGTACTGTGTCCTTATGGAGTCCAGCCATGAAGGAGCCGCTGGCAAAGATTCTCTGTCATCGGGGTGGAGTCCGGGCTGTGGCAGTAGATTCTACAGGCACGTAAGTCACTTGTTTGGTCCTGAGGTGCTGAGAACGTCACAGCTGGGTAGAAAGGTATAGAAGGCAGTGTACCTTTAGGAGCACAGACTCACAGTCAGGCTGTCTAGGTTGTAAATCCTGGTTGGGTAGCCCAgacggctcagttggttaagtgtttgactcttgatctagTTCAGGTCTTGGTTTCAGAGTGGTGAGTTCAAAGCCTGTGTtggtggagcctacttaaaaaaataataataaagtaaataaatcgtGATGGTAGCCACTGACTGACCATGTAAGTGTGGGCACATTCCAGAACCTCTGTGTGCTACATGCTTTCCTTACCCCAAGAGTATGGATGAGTATCTAGCTCAAAGGTAGAAAGCTTTTTCTATAAAGAGCCAAGTAGTAAAGATTTTaggttttgggatccctgggtggcgcagcggtttggcgcctgcctttggcccagggcgtgatcctggagacctgggatcgaatcccacatcgggctcctggtgcatggagcctgcttctccctcggcctaggtctctgcccctctctctctctctctctctctgtgactatcataaataaataaaaattgaaaaaaaaatttaaactattaaaaaaaaaaaagattttaggtttTGCTGGCCAAGAGGCAAATTCGAGTGTGTTATATAGGTACTTAAGTAATGAGAAAGCATCACGAATTTTTAAGtgatgaaattcaaaatataatagtTACCGAGTACAGGtaactatttttataatacagGTCTACTAATGGGAAGAATTGGATTTCTCTTTTTGAGGATAACATTTTGCTCAGTTGAGGTTCATAGTTAGTGTTCTAAATCAGCAAACTCAGTTGCAAATGTTTATCTGTTAATGTCAGTCTGTGGAGAGATTTTACTTAGTCTTTGAAAACGTCTTTCACACAAGCGATGAGATAGGTGGCACATGAAACACTGTCAAGTTGTAACCATGTCACTGAGTTGTAGTGCACCCACAGTGGTGTAAAGAGATGACATGCCATACGTGATGTTGGGTCTTGACTGCTCTCCCGGGCTGTTGTACAAAGCAGCCACAGAAGAAGCCAAAGAATGAGTGTGATCGTGCTCCAATAAAACTTCCTCTGTGGCCACTGAAATTTGAATCTCCTATATAATTTTCgcctatttcaaaatatttttgaattttttccaggCACTTAAAAAAATGTCCAAAACATTTGGAGCTTGAGGGCCGTCCAGAAGTAGGTGGTGGGCTGGATCTGGCATATGGGCTGTAGGTCCCAAGCCCTGGGGACCTAGACATTAACACGAGTTAAGGCATGGTGCCCAGGGAGCATGGAGCACTGGGTTTCACCATTGGTATCAGAAGTGATCATTCTCTTTAGGCCTGGCTGGTGATGTGAGGGGTAGGAGTGGTGGGCATGCTCTGAATCTCTACTCTTTGGGAGTTTGCAGGTGCCCTGCTGGGCTGTGTGAGgtgtgcgtgcacatgcatgtgtgtgtatgtattaatGTGTATACCTGGTACACTGTTCCACACAAGTTCCCTCTGATGGGATTAGTTGGTGTTCCTTTAATACCCCTGTTAGGCACTCACATATGAGGACCTGCTGTGGGCTGGACTCTGCTGCAGTTCTGAGGGGTACAGGGATGAAGGGGCCATGGAACTTGCCATGGTGTGGTATTCCACCTTATGAACAGAGACAGGGACTGTAGTTTATGGAAATAATTAGCCAGGAGGTGTATTTAGTTTCTGCTGAGTTGTCTTTTGTCACTTGTCACACCAGACTTAATGTGTCCATCCTGGGATAGGTCAGCCCACTCGCAGATTCCTCCTTGCTAGCTCTCTTTTTACTGTATTTTCCTGTCACCTAGAATTTGACTTCCTGTCACCTGGCTACATAGCCTTATAGTCTTCGGCTATCTGGGTGCTTTCTGAGTGCCCAGGTTCTGCTCCTTGCTTTGGTGACAGAACTTCATTACTGCCTGTGACCCATGAAGTCTTGGCTGCTTTCCTCCCGAGAGCCCCTCCAAGGTCTATTTCTCTCCGTCCTTGCTGTCTCCTGTGAACACCCACGATGCTCACAGCCACTTTCCAGACTCTGGTTCTTCTTCCTCGAGGCGTGGCCTAGGCTGACTTTCCCACAAGCTACTTGGCTGACTTTCCCACAAGCTACTTACCTCCTTTTATACTGCTGCACCGGAATCTTCTACATGAAGTATAAActatgtaactttatttttaagtagtcttaAAGTCAGGAAAGGTTTTAAAGAAAGTCgggttttgggcagccctggtagctcagcggtttggcgccgccttcagccccggtgtgatcctggagacccaggatcgagtcccacgtcaggctccctgcacggagcctgcttctccctctgcctgtgtctctgcctctatctctctctgtgtgtctctcgtgaataaataaataaaatcttaaaaaaaaaaaaaaaaaagttgggtttTATGAAAACCTTCCACATGCTCAGACCCTCTTTGTTCTCCACAATTGTTGTATCTTTGGAGACAAGTGATTTGCTTCAaccatttttattctatatttttgccAACCTGGCTTTAGGAGAGTGCCTTCTGTGGGCCACTGAATCTAAGCTGTGGTTTGCCTTCCCTCTGGGCTGCTGTGGTCAGGTACTGCTGTGCCCAAGGCCTCACCCCTTAAGTTCCCTGAGATTTGGTCAACCCCTTGAGAACAGCTCTGGTCCTTGATCTTGAGCCCACCTCTTCTTATCTCTGGTCCTCCTCAGGAGTGCTTCAGACAAGCCACAGGGGCTCCAGAGATGAGGCTTACTGTCTGCCTTACGAGGCATTCTGGGAGCTTGCAGTAGGATTGGATTGGATTCTCAGAGCCAAATTGTTGTCTGCCAGTTTAGAAGTGTGGTAGTGTACCCTGGATATCTTCTGGCCAATGGGCTGGTGGTATTTGTGCAGGGGATCCCAAAGGTGGGTATGTGTGGGGAGAGAAGCTAGCATGTGCCCTTGTGTTGTGGGTTGAATGAAAGGTATGACCCCGTGTCTCGGGAGCCGTCAGTAATTCCTGGTTAGCACTGATGTCTTTCCATCTGTTGGAGCTGGGGTCCTGATTGTCTTGTCGTGTCTGGAGTCATATCCAGCTGGGCCTCTCTTCAGCCCCATCACAGGGTTAGTCCCTCTCGTAGGAGCCCTTCAGTCCCCTCTTCTGGGGTTCCCAGCCAAAGCTAAGAAGAGAGTCCATGGCCTATTGGCAAACTTACATCCCCTGGCCTGCCTGGTCTTCCGTCAGCCTCCGTCTCTGAGGAACAACTTGAACATAGAAACTCCTAACCTCTGAAAACAGACAAAACCTCTGTGCCTTCCCTTCTTCTGGGGAGACACAGGGTGGGGCAGGATCCTCCAGCACGTTATGTCATTGCTTCCTCAGCTTCTCTCAGGTCCTTGCAGTCTTCAGCTTATGGTCTCAATGCCAGAGAGTAGTGTTGATGACTCAGGGTTGGGTCTTCAGTCTCAGTTTAAAGAGCCCCCTGAATCTGTCTCCTCGTCATCCTCCTGACCACATGTCCCTCCAGTCCTGAAAGCAGACCTCTGCTTCCATCTTACCACCTCCACACTCTGATGTTCATTCATTTTACCTGCTgtatatgtttcttggttttcttgaGAATGAGCTAGAACAGCTCTAATCCCAGTTTTATTATGAAGTCCTCCCTGACCACTGTTGTCAATCCTTCTCTTTGCTGAGCCACTGCACTGTGTGTGTGCTAGAACATCACGTTTTGGTATAGATGGGCCTGTGCACCGTAAACTTTGGTCAAGAGGACAAACAGAAGGGTCTTGAATTCTAGCCTGACGTGAATTCCAGCTCTACCATACCATTCACCCTAGTCTTCTTTCTCTGAGCttgtttccctatctgtaaaaggGGAATAAAAGTTGTTTTTCCCCAACAAGACTTCATGCCCGCACTTGGCCATAGCCCTGCTCAGTAAGCCCACACGACAGATTAATTGACCTCTTCTCCGCCAGGTACATGGCCACTTCTGGCCTGGACCACCAGCTGAAGATCTTTGACCTCCGAGGGATGTTCCAGCCTCTGAGTGCTCGGACCCTGCCCCAGGGAGCGGGGCACCTGGCCTTTTCTCAGCGGGGACTGCTGGCTGCGGGCATGAGTGACGTGGTCAACATATGGATGGGGCAGGGCATGGCCAGCCCCCCGTCCCTGGAGCAGCCTTACCTCACCCATCGGCTCTCAGGCCACGTGCATGGTCTTCATTTCTGCCCCTTTGAAGatgtgctggggctgg
The Canis aureus isolate CA01 chromosome 7, VMU_Caureus_v.1.0, whole genome shotgun sequence genome window above contains:
- the WDR46 gene encoding WD repeat-containing protein 46 produces the protein METASKPGRDVQPKKARLQTKKKKPRRYWEKEATLTAAGASPGPPRNKKRNRELRPQRPKNINLPKKSRIPGKPQFPKKPREQRNLEPQRNLSGAQDPFPGPAPIPEEVARKFRRIDKSKKLPHSKSKTRSRLEVAEAEEEEISIKAARSELLLAEEPGFLEGEDGEDTAKIRQAEIVEAVDIASAAKHFDLNLRQFGPYRLNYSPVGRHLAFGGHRGHVATLDWVTKRLMCEINVMEAVRDIRFLHSEALFAVAQNRWLHIYDNQGIELHCIRRCDRVTRLEFLPFHFLLATASETGFLTYLDVSVGKIVAALNARAGRLDVMTKNPYNAVIHLGHSNGTVSLWSPAMKEPLAKILCHRGGVRAVAVDSTGTYMATSGLDHQLKIFDLRGMFQPLSARTLPQGAGHLAFSQRGLLAAGMSDVVNIWMGQGMASPPSLEQPYLTHRLSGHVHGLHFCPFEDVLGLGHSGGITSMLVPGAAEPNFDGLENNPYRSQKQRQEWEVKALLEKVPAELICLDPRALAEVDVISLEQEKKERIERLGYDPEAKAPFQPKPKQKGRSSTASLVKRRRKVMDKEHRDKVRQSLEQQPQKQEKKAKPLKARPSALDRFVR